A genomic region of Raphanus sativus cultivar WK10039 chromosome 6, ASM80110v3, whole genome shotgun sequence contains the following coding sequences:
- the LOC108830017 gene encoding uncharacterized protein LOC108830017, translating to MSSFSSVTDLKPFKSMWKIKVKIVRLWKQYSPAGGLTMEMVVVDSNGTKIHASVKKELVNRFDPVLSQGDSKILINFSVGHSYGSYRTTNHPYKISFLETTRVRNCELPIVISGFDPVNYRDIIDGSLNSDYLVDVIGQIVEVSPIEVLSINGKETNKMALELRNAGFAIDVMEAIQTRSEHAIICVIRFGKIKVWKDERSISNAYNVSEVQLNPPMSEVQDFLAVLPKDELSVVIVEAKPLSISSGVSEKDDFFIHTPRKTIAQLSESREVEKCIVMCTIAGIDPDMGWYYLSCKVCAKKVLNVPNDAVDDEDDENPMMFSYYCSKCQVSNPKLLPRYKLHLIVVDGTGTSKFLLFDNLAIQLIHQPCLELVGPNVDEIEEPDLIPLPLLNLVGKTYLFKVGIERENFLYKNGTYKVTKIITSVDIISEFDKNSDPKIPCLTYTEDNSIISDAPEGSLMVSPASSGEGEGSDITPAKRRGTPIVNLEEAFDQSSVTRTPCTTRIKKEKPDKSG from the exons ATGTCTTCTTTCAGCAGTGTAACTGATCTCAAACCTTTCAAATCCATGTGGAAGATAAAGGTTAAGATCGTTCGTCTTTGGAAGCAGTATTCCCCTGCAGGAGGATTAACAATGGAGATGGTCGTCGTCGACTCTAAC GGAACCAAAATTCATGCTTCCGTGAAGAAGGAATTGGTGAATCGATTTGATCCCGTTCTGTCACAGGGTGATTCGAAGATTCTCATCAACTTCTCAGTTGGTCACTCATATGGTTCGTACCGAACTACTAACCATCCATACAAGATTTCTTTCCTTGAAACCACACGTGTGAGAAACTGCGAGTTGCCTATTGTGATTTCTGGGTTTGATCCTGTAAACTACCGTGATATTATTGATGGGTCGCTCAATTCGGACTACTTGGTTG ATGTCATTGGGCAAATTGTTGAAGTATCTCCAATTGAAGTTCTCTCAATCAATGGTAAAGAGACAAACAAGATGGCCTTGGAACTAAGGAATGccgg TTTTGCAATTGATGTGATGGAAGCTATCCAAACGCGTAGTGAGCATGCTATTATCTGTGTTATCAGATTTGGGAAAATCAAAGTTTGGAAAG ATGAACGCAGTATATCAAATGCATACAATGTCTCCGAAGTGCAACTAAATCCACCCATGTCTGAAGTTCAAGATTTTCTTGCAGT GTTGCCCAAGGACGAATTGTCTGTAGTAATTGTCGAGGCAAAGCCATTGTCTATTTCTTCTGGTGTTTCTGAAAAGGATGATTTTTTTATACACACCCCAAGAAAAACCATTGCTCAGCTTTCTGAATCTAGAGAG gttGAGAAGTGTATTGTGATGTGCACCATTGCAGGCATTGATCCTGATATGGGATGGTATTATTTAAGCTGCAAAGTCTGTGCGAAGAAGGTTTTGAATGTGCCGAATGACGCTGTcgatgatgaggatgatgaaaATCCCATGATGTTTAGCTACTATTGTTCTAAATGCCAAGTTTCGAATCCTAAACTTCTACCAag GTACAAGCTGCATTTGATTGTTGTTGACGGCACCGGCACTTCGAAGTTCCTCCTATTCGACAATCTTGCAATTCAGTTAATTCATCAGCCTTGCCTTGAATTGGTTGGACCGAATGTTGATGAG ATCGAGGAACCGGATCTAATACCTCTTCCTCTTCTGAATTTGGTTGGAAAGACATATTTGTTCAAGGTGGGTATTGAAAGAGAAAATTTTCTCTATAAGAATGGCACTTACAAAGTAACTAAGATTATCACCAGCGTTGATATCATCAGTGAGTTTGATAAAAATTCGGACCCAAAG ATACCATGTTTAACTTACACAGAAGACAACTCTATTATATCGGATGCACCCGAg GGTTCTCTCATGGTATCTCCTGCGTCTTCTGGTGAAGGAGAAGGAAGTGATATCACTCCCGCAAAACGCAGAGGAACACCTATTGTTAACTTGGAGGAAGCATTTGATCAGAGTTCTGTTACAAGGACACCGTGTACAACTCGAATCAAGAAGGAAAAGCCTGATAAAAGTGGCTGA